The Mesoplasma tabanidae sequence TTTTTTAATTTTTAATTTTAGTAGGTTATTAATTATGTTAAAACTTTCATCACCGCTTATTCTAATTAAAGAAATAGCTTGTGTTGATATATTAGTTGTTGGTGCCACTATAGTTTGATTTATGCTACTCATGTATGTCTCCTGTCATTATTAATTATTATACTATTTTAGCAATAAAAAAAGATTCCAAAGAATCTAATTGAATTAAGCAATGTTTCCACCAATTGTTCCACCAAGTGAAATCATAACAATTGAAAGAACAAATAATATTGTTAATATAGGTCACATAAGTTTAAAGAATTTTGTGTAATCAATTTTAGCAATACCAATAGCAGCCATAATAATCCCTGATGTTGGAGTAAATAAATTAATAAACCCGTTAGCCATTGAAAAGGCAGTTATAGAGCCACTAGCTAATACTTCAGGATCTTTTGAAAGAACTCCACCAGCACCCCCAAGTAATGGGAACACAGCTTTTGCAAACCCTGATGTTGATGGAATAAATAATGAAAGTGGAATAAATAAAATAAATAGAATTATTAAAATACCTACTGAAGAATTAATTCCCCCAATTGAACTAGCTAATCCAGATACAACCAGATGTTGAATAAATGATTTCTCAAGAGCTCAACCAATTCCCCCAGCAACGGCAATAACTAGACAAACACCAAATAAATCTTTTGCACCAGTCATGAATTGATCCAAGAAACCTTCTTCTCCTAATCCGTTAACTAAACCAAGCGCAATTGAAGAAACTAAGAAAATTGCTGAAACAACAATAAAATCACCATTACCAAATCCCTCAGCTTGACTAGATAAATAAGGAATATATGTGTTAATTCATTTTCCAAATTTATAAAAAGGACCTCAAGAATTATGAATTTTGGGATCATTTTCAAATCCTAAAATGCTATCTCAACCAACCATATAAAAAATCATTAAGATAAATGTTAAACCAAAAAATATTAAAGTTAATTTTCTTTTTCAATTCATATCAATTTTATCTGCAGCTTCATTTAGAAAAAACTTTTTGTCTTCTTCCATTGTTTTAAAAACAACAGACTTTTGAGGATTTCTTTTAACTTTTCAAGAGTATCACATGACAAAAATTATAGATGCAGCAGTCATAACAAATCAAGAAGCAATTCTTCAAACTAATCCATCACCAACAGATGTGTCAATTCCTGAACTATTAACAGTATCAACCGCAACTCCTATAGCAAACGGGTTAACTGTTGAATTCATCACTCCAACCCCTGCCCCAAGTAAAACAATCATAAATCCAGTTAATTTATCAAAACCAGCAGCCATCATTAAAGGAATACATATCATATAAAATCCTAAAGATTCTTCAGCAAGACCTTCAGCACTACCAACGATAGAAAAGAAAGTCATTAAAGGAATAATAGCTCAAATTTCTTTCCCTTTTAGCGCTGATGTTATATTCTGTGAAAATCCTTCTAGTGCTTTAGAACAAATAACAATATTTAGAAATCCTCCCAAAGCAACTAAGAAAACAATTATTTCAGCTCCATTAACAAAACCATTAATTGGAGCCATGAATAGATCAAATATTCCTAATGCAACAATTTTTTCATCATGTGCTGGAATTTCATTTCCATTTATATCAGTTCCTGCTTTAATATGCACTGTTGCACCACTTCACTTTAGAATTCAACTCATAAAAATTATGAATGCAATAATTAGTAAAAGAATGCTGAAAGCAGAAAGCATTTTAAATTGCTTTTCATTCGCTTTTCCTGAAACTTGTTTATTTCTTTTAAATGGATTTTTTATTTTAAAATCATTTTTCACTGTACTTTATCCAATCTATTTGTTAAGTAAATTGATTATATTAAAAAAAGAACATAATTTTTTTCTTTCTATTAAAATAACATATTACTTTTTCTTTAATATTTTTTTCTTTATTAGTTTTAAATCAGCAATAATACTTAAGTTTTCTTCAATTTTTATATTTGAATTAATTTCTCCATCTCAACCATCTGTATAAGGGTCTTTCTTAAATCTATATTCTTGAATTAAAAATACAAAAATATTTATTAGTAATGAAACAAGTAAAATAATTAAAAATCACATTCCTGACTGAGTTATTCCTCATTCACCTTTTGCAATATTTTTAGGTTCTCAGATAAAAGCAAAAATTCCAAAAAAAATAAAGATTGTCATAAAGAATGAAGAAATAATGCCACAAACCATAAATAATTTTGTTTGTTCAACATCAACTTTTTTAGTAAATCTATTAATAACCCCAGCAACCATAACGGCTAATACCATTATAAACACTAAAGCACTTGTTCCAGAAGAAAACCAATTTATATAATCTGCTGGTTTATTTAATAATTCTTCTATATTTTGAACGTTTCCACCAGACCCAACTGCTGAAGATATTCCATCTCAGCCTTCTCTTTTTGTACAAATACCTATTACTATTAAGAAAGTGTAAGCTACTATAAAAATAAACATTTGAATAACCCCAGCTTCTTTATAACTCATACTTCTTTTTTTAGTATAAATAGTTTTGTTATTTGCATCAGAAGCTAAATCAACAATAGCAATATCAACAAATATATTTGAACCAAGCAAACAAATACTCATTAATATTAAATTTGAAATAATTCTTGCAGCATTACTTTCTTTGCCACCTAGCATTTTTTCAAACAACTTAACAATTGAACCATCTGGAGATCCCATAAATAATGATAAAGCCATTAATACATAAAATACTGCAACAAATACCATTCCGGCAAATAAAGCTTTTGGAACTACATCTTTATGTGTTGCTGTTTTTTGTGCGTTAGCAATATAAACATAACCATCAAAGGCAAAAAGTATTCCACCAAAACCACCAAGAAATAATATTGGTGACCATTCATTTGTTCCCCAAGTATTTTTGTCATATCCACCATTTCATCAAGAACTAGTACCACCTGTTTTATCGATTAAAATAAAACCTGCAATAAATGCTATCAGTAGAGGTAAAAACTTAATTAAAATACCTACTATTTGAATTCTCCTATTAATGAATCTTTTGTATATTGATAGAATTGTGCAAGTTATAAAAATGCTTATGCCAACTAATAAATAAATTATTAATTGTTGGTAAGGGGCAATTGGCGCACCAATTGCTAATAATAAATAATTAACTGCTCCAGCCACAAAAACACTTTGTGTACTTGGAATATAAACTCATCCATACATAATTGAAAAGAAAGATGCTGTTTTTCTATTTATAAATATTTTAGCTCAGTTACCTAATGTACCATTTCCAAAATGCTTAGTTGAAGAAGAAATCTCAATAAAAACAATCATTGACATAATACAAATAATGCCAACAAAAGATCAAAGAATTATTGCAATTATTGGGTTGTTTGTTTGATTTAATAATTCACTATTTTTCATATAAATTCCAGAACCAATTACAGTTCCAATAACCATTACAAAAAGAGTCAAAAATTCAAACGTTTTAGTTTTAGTTTTTTTGGTGTTCATTTTTTTAACTTTCTATATGTTTAGAAATAATTGTAATATAAAAATTTTAAAAGTGTAAAGCAAAATAAAAAACACTTTAGTGTGTTTTATTTAATATATTCTGTGTTGTCAAAGTAAGGTCTTAAAACAATTGGTAAAATTAATTTTTCACCATCTCAATAGTTTTCTAGAATGGCAGCTAATAGTCTATCAATAGCAACTCCAGAACCATTTAATGTATGTACTAGTTTTACTTCCCCATTTGCATCGCGATATCTAGTTTGCATATTTCTTGCTTGAAAGTCAGTACAATTTGAACAACTTGAAATTTCGCGATATTTATTTTGTTCAGGAAATCAAACTTCTAAATCGTATGTCTTTGTTGAACTAAAACCAACATCCCCTGTACATAATTCGACAAGTCGATATGGTAAATTAAATAATTGAAGAACTGCTTCTGCATCACGAACCATTGCTTGTAATTCTGCTTCACTTGACTCTTGATCAGTTATTTTAACTAATTCAACTTTATTAAATTGGTGTAGTCTTATTAGCCCTTTTGTATCTCTACCAGCGCTACCAGCTTCTTGTCTAAAGCACTGAGAATAAGTTGTATAGTGAATAGGCAATTGAGTTAAATCTAAAATTTCCCCAGCATGTAAATTTGTTAAAGGAACTTCACCTGTTGGAATTAAATATTGATCATTTGTAGTTATATAAGCATCTTCTTTAAACTTTGGTAGTTGGCCTGTTCCATACATCGCTTGTGAATTGACAAGAAGAGGAACAGTTATTTCTGTGTATCCTTTACTTGTGTGTAAATTTAATAAAATATTAGATAAACTTCTAACTAGTTTTGCTCCTAATCCAGTATAAACAACAAATCTTGAACCACTCAATTTAGGACCAGCTTCAAAATCAACTAGCTTTAATTTATCAGCAATGTCTCAATGAGCTTTATCATGGTTTTTTACAAATTCTTTTCCTCAAGTTCTTATTTCAACATTATCATTATCATCATTTCCAACTGGCATTTTATCATTAGGAATGTTAGGTATATTCTGCAATTTAATTGTTAATTGTTCTTGAATTGCTTTTAACTTTTCATCTAATATATCGATTGAAGAATTAATTAAAGTTACCTCATTTTTAATTTTATTAGCGTCATCAATTTGCTTATCACGCATTAATTCGCCGACTTGCTTTGATAAATTATTTTTATTTGCTTTAAGATTCTCCACTTCTTTTAGAATAGATTTTCTTTGAATGTTTAATTCTACAACTTCATCTAATATTAATGAATATTCTCCATTTCTTTTATTTAGTTGTTTTTTAACTTTAACTAAATTATTTTCAATAAAATTTATATCTAACATTTTTCCTCCGACTTCACTAAGTGATTACTATATAAAATTATAATACAAATTCAAATGTAAAAAATCTATTCTTATGACAGAGAAAGCATAATTGTTTATTTATTAAAGAAATAAGGTAAAATTTAAAAATGTATAGGAGATAGCAAAATGGATTTACAAATAAGAGCAATAAGCCATAAACATAATGCAAAAATAGCAATAGTAGATATTAGTGAAAGTATGAGACAAATTTGTGATTTGCAACAAACAAATCCTTTTGTAAGCATCGCTTTATCAAAATTTACTTTAGGTAATACATTAATTTCACTAGATAATAAAGAACTTGCAAAAATTAATTCAAATTATATTTCAAATAATGGAGCAGTTAAAAAAATGATTGCCGAATTTCAAAACAATAAAGTTAGAGCGTATGCACAAGTTAAAGATTTTGAGATTGAACAATATATACCAAAACTAAGTAACAACCCGGTTTATGCAACAATAGGAACTCAGGGACAACTTTTAAACAGTAGAGATATGGGCCTAAAAGAACCTTATGTTTCAACAATTAATACTGATTCACCTAATATGGATCATATTTGAATGGATTTTTTAAGAGATAGTAATCAAGTTGGTTCTTTACTAACAAGTGATGTAAAACTTGATAAAGAACTAAAAATTCAAAAAGTTGTAGGTATATTAATTCAATTATTACCAGAACATACTCAAGAAGATATTGAATTGTTGGAATCAAAATTGGGAAATACTAACTTTATATGTGAAATCTTAATCAAATCAACAAATTATTATGAAGTTATCAAAGAAATTTTTGAAGATGCAACAATTTTAGAAAGCAAAGAGATTATTTTTGAATGTACATGCAATGATAAAAAAATATTGAACTCAGTTAAATTATTAGGAAAAAATGATATTGAAGAATTAATTAACAATAATGAAAATGTTCAAGTTATTTGTGATTTTTGTAATAAAGAATACATTGTTAAAAATGAAAAGCTTAAGCAATTAATTTAATTAGAGCAAAAGGAGAGGCAATATATTTGTCCAAAATCCTTTTGTTTTTTTCTATTAATGATAGAATTATAAAGATATTGTTTTAACATTTTTAAGAAAGAATAGGGACAAATAATGGCTAATAACAAAAAAAATGCTAGTGCCAACACTTGGTCTAAGGCAGAAAATACAAAAACTGTTAATGCACAAAAAGCAGCTCAAGTTAAGAATGAAGCTGCCTACAATAAAGAAATTGTTGATAAATACAAAGAAGCTATAAGTTCAACAAATAAATCATTAAATAAAAAATCAGTTTCAAAAAAAATAGCTGAACCTAAAACTGAAGAATCAAAAATAGCTGAGGTAAAACAAACAGTTAAAAAAGAACTGGGACCTAAGGCTAAAGAAGTTAAAGTTCAAAACATTAAAGAAACGCCAAAAAATGAAGGTTCTCTAAGCAAAAGAGAACAAAAATTGATTGAAAAATTAAATGAAAAAGAATCAATTAAGCAAAAACTTGCAGAAGAAAAAAAATACAAAAAAGAAAATAAAAAACAAGCTAAATTGATTTATAAAGAACAAATGCAACAAGAAAAAGAGAGAATTCTTTTTAAAAAACAAGCAATCGAATTAAAAATGAAACAAGAAGCGGAAGCAGAAACTAGAAGAGTTGCTGCTGAAAAAGCAAAAGCTGCAAAAGAAACAGAATTGGTTGAAACTAAAAGAGTTGACGCTGAAAAAGCAGAAAAGGAAAAACAAGCAAGGGAATTAAAAATGAAACAAGAAGCAGAAGCAAAAAAACTTTTAGAAGAAAAAGCTGAAACAAAAAAACCAGTAGCTAAAAAACAAAAAAAAGCTACTAAAGTTGAAGTTGTTGAAGTTAAAGAAATTGAAGTTTTTCAAACAACAGCTGAGTCTGAAGCTAAACGTGAATTTATTGAACTTGAACCTAAAGCAAATTTTGATAAAGGTGTAAAAGGTTTAAAACAAAAAAATAAATATCAAAAACAATTAACAAATAAATATTCAAAAGATATTTTAAGTCAAGGAACTATTGTTACAACTGCAAATTGTCGCCCAAATACTTTAGAACATATTATTGAACTAAAAAATGTTAGAAAATCATATATAACTGGAGATTTGGAAACACCTATTTTAAAAGGTATTGATGTTAAATTAGATAAAGGTGATTTCATTGTTATTCTTGGACCATCAGGATCAGGGAAAACAACTTTCTTAAATGTTATTTCTGGATTAGATAAAGCAACTGAAGGTGATGTATTCATCTTGGGTTCAAATTTATCTTTATTAAAAGATTCACATTTAACAAAATTTAGAAGAAGAAATGTAGG is a genomic window containing:
- a CDS encoding APC family permease: MNTKKTKTKTFEFLTLFVMVIGTVIGSGIYMKNSELLNQTNNPIIAIILWSFVGIICIMSMIVFIEISSSTKHFGNGTLGNWAKIFINRKTASFFSIMYGWVYIPSTQSVFVAGAVNYLLLAIGAPIAPYQQLIIYLLVGISIFITCTILSIYKRFINRRIQIVGILIKFLPLLIAFIAGFILIDKTGGTSSWWNGGYDKNTWGTNEWSPILFLGGFGGILFAFDGYVYIANAQKTATHKDVVPKALFAGMVFVAVFYVLMALSLFMGSPDGSIVKLFEKMLGGKESNAARIISNLILMSICLLGSNIFVDIAIVDLASDANNKTIYTKKRSMSYKEAGVIQMFIFIVAYTFLIVIGICTKREGWDGISSAVGSGGNVQNIEELLNKPADYINWFSSGTSALVFIMVLAVMVAGVINRFTKKVDVEQTKLFMVCGIISSFFMTIFIFFGIFAFIWEPKNIAKGEWGITQSGMWFLIILLVSLLINIFVFLIQEYRFKKDPYTDGWDGEINSNIKIEENLSIIADLKLIKKKILKKK
- the serS gene encoding serine--tRNA ligase; its protein translation is MLDINFIENNLVKVKKQLNKRNGEYSLILDEVVELNIQRKSILKEVENLKANKNNLSKQVGELMRDKQIDDANKIKNEVTLINSSIDILDEKLKAIQEQLTIKLQNIPNIPNDKMPVGNDDNDNVEIRTWGKEFVKNHDKAHWDIADKLKLVDFEAGPKLSGSRFVVYTGLGAKLVRSLSNILLNLHTSKGYTEITVPLLVNSQAMYGTGQLPKFKEDAYITTNDQYLIPTGEVPLTNLHAGEILDLTQLPIHYTTYSQCFRQEAGSAGRDTKGLIRLHQFNKVELVKITDQESSEAELQAMVRDAEAVLQLFNLPYRLVELCTGDVGFSSTKTYDLEVWFPEQNKYREISSCSNCTDFQARNMQTRYRDANGEVKLVHTLNGSGVAIDRLLAAILENYWDGEKLILPIVLRPYFDNTEYIK
- a CDS encoding YfcC family protein, whose translation is MKNDFKIKNPFKRNKQVSGKANEKQFKMLSAFSILLLIIAFIIFMSWILKWSGATVHIKAGTDINGNEIPAHDEKIVALGIFDLFMAPINGFVNGAEIIVFLVALGGFLNIVICSKALEGFSQNITSALKGKEIWAIIPLMTFFSIVGSAEGLAEESLGFYMICIPLMMAAGFDKLTGFMIVLLGAGVGVMNSTVNPFAIGVAVDTVNSSGIDTSVGDGLVWRIASWFVMTAASIIFVMWYSWKVKRNPQKSVVFKTMEEDKKFFLNEAADKIDMNWKRKLTLIFFGLTFILMIFYMVGWDSILGFENDPKIHNSWGPFYKFGKWINTYIPYLSSQAEGFGNGDFIVVSAIFLVSSIALGLVNGLGEEGFLDQFMTGAKDLFGVCLVIAVAGGIGWALEKSFIQHLVVSGLASSIGGINSSVGILIILFILFIPLSLFIPSTSGFAKAVFPLLGGAGGVLSKDPEVLASGSITAFSMANGFINLFTPTSGIIMAAIGIAKIDYTKFFKLMWPILTILFVLSIVMISLGGTIGGNIA
- a CDS encoding Hsp33 family molecular chaperone HslO; this encodes MDLQIRAISHKHNAKIAIVDISESMRQICDLQQTNPFVSIALSKFTLGNTLISLDNKELAKINSNYISNNGAVKKMIAEFQNNKVRAYAQVKDFEIEQYIPKLSNNPVYATIGTQGQLLNSRDMGLKEPYVSTINTDSPNMDHIWMDFLRDSNQVGSLLTSDVKLDKELKIQKVVGILIQLLPEHTQEDIELLESKLGNTNFICEILIKSTNYYEVIKEIFEDATILESKEIIFECTCNDKKILNSVKLLGKNDIEELINNNENVQVICDFCNKEYIVKNEKLKQLI